gtatttttttagtttttatattCGTGCTTGCTTGTCGTGCTTTCGGGCTTGTCGTGCCGTGTCGTGCTTAAGCCCATTTTTTTCGTGTCGTGTCGTGCTAATTTGTAGCATCGTGCCGTGTCGTGCTCAAGCCCATATTTTTTCGTGTCAGATCGCGCTCGTGCCTCTCAGACTCGTGTCGGTTTCGTGTCGTGTCAAAAAGCCTAGTCCATATTTACATCACTAATAATGACACATGTAAATAATTCTAGGTAACCGGTTCCACAACATCTGAGCTCAAAAATTGTAGAACCAAGGGGCAAAATAATCCTAAGGGCATAAAGGTAGTTTTACTTTCATAGTAACAATAAAACTAACAAAGTGATGTGGCGGGAATAGTTTAAAACGCATCGCTTCACTAAGGGAAAAGGCAGAAGATCAAGCGAATCAGAGCTTAGAAGACATGTCAGAGCTCGAATAGTGGAGAAAGTAGAATTTAAAGAGCATAGCAAAAAAGGGAAGTGTACGAGAAAATAAGAAGGACGAGTCCACATGGATCAATCCGAACAGAGGAAAGATGTGGCTTAACATCCATTCCCACCTATAAATAGGGAACTTCATCGTTCAAAAATAATTACGAATTCTTAAGCACACTAGATCAATCAAAGCTCTATCAGAATACATCTCTCACATACTCATCAGCTTGGGAACAAGAAACACCCCAAGAAACTAGAAAAAGAATTATCGAAAACTTTAGAAAAATTGTGTAAACTAATAGAGTTACAATTTTATGATTGGATTAATCATAGTGTAAGAATTCGAAATTGAAATGCAAATTTGTTGTTGAACCAATTTTCAGCATCAAAAAACCTTAACTCAAATATAGAATAGGAAATATTTTATTAGATTAGTACTTTAACTCTCTATAATTAAGCTTAAATATCCtaatcaataaaataataataagtaatgTTCCACACATTCCACTCAATCATTTAATTAGTTATATAGACCGACATTCATACCAACTCAATCATATGGCTTTACTTTTCTCAAGGTCGGCCGATCCATGaagaataatatataaatacaaaatagtagATGTAGTTTTGCTTAATTAAAACTTAGAATTAATTAAGTATAATCACCAATTTAATAATTGCAATATAAGTACtatattaagatattttatgcttaaataaaatgtatactataaataaattaggAGAAGAAACTATAAAAAGCAATAGTGCTGCCCtcttttctctttaattatattattaataatttaggtTGATTGTAACACTAAATGTATTATTTTGTGATTGATTAgtgataaattattatattaaaatatatgagaTCTCTAAATAGATCAATAACAATATTGACACGTATAAGATGGTGTTGGTAATATATTAAACatttctaatatatataattgagttgttggaaaaaaataaataaagaactaTATATTATAAGTCGTAAGAGAAAAATATACGTTCTAAGGtcaactaataaatatatatattgatatatgcaGTAGTATTAATTATATCGTAATACAATGAATGAGTCCCTTCGTAATAAAAACTTTGTTACTTTAAAATGAGAAAGCCTCCATTTCTGCATCATGTGATCTCACAAGAAAAAATGAtctgttaaaaataaataaataaattataaataataagtacatatatataggGGTTAACACTATTAAAAATGCTTGCGTGGCATATTCTAATTGGTCTAAATTTGGTTGttttaattgattatatatattttgttctaAGTGTGGTAAATACCAAGCAAAGCTAGCTACCTATATATATTGCCTTGTCTTAAGGCATAATCGATCAATATTACACATGCAATATTAGCCGCCTAGCTATATAtttattcttatatattattattgggtGTTTTTATAATATAcacttctaaaaaaaaaaaaaaaattgcaccgatctattttggcatttagaaaaaaaatttatcttaatttttttttataatcttataagttatacttatttaaggtattctgtaaaattttgagaaatctAGAATAatctataatataaaaattaatgttcaaacaatctattttaCACTCATATAAATAACTACAATAAAtactactataaaaaaaaattagactaaaatttTTCTCTATAAAGGGtgaattataaaattttcctatattatatataactaaattaCTCAACATAAAATAGCTTAATAAAAAAGATACTTATAGTTATACGTACACTTTTTCTtatcttaattatttttctcaCTTATTTGTAACTCAATATATTACCCAAAACATCAAATACAcgtccaaaaaaaataaaaattaattaattagtaataatttaataatatatataattaaaaagagGATCATGTGCCCCAAAACTCCTTCTTAATCCTTCAAAACCGGCACGTAGTATGAGTATGACCAAATCTTctctatatatacacatattcaaAAACTTCTCTTCTTTCATATACACCTCTCAtatatcaacataaatttgtccTCAAACCCTAATATTCACTATACCCAAAAAAGAACTTGACTATATataagagaaaaaagaaaaaagaaagagaaggaTTATTcatatatgtgtaattattattatttttagattgagaaaaaaaaatgagttttgAGAAGATTGAAGAAGTgtatgatcatcatcatcatcatgatcATGATCAAGATTTGTTcaacataatgaaaaataataatagtctTTCAAGAAACTCTTCGGTAGGATGTTCATCGCGAATTTACTATTACCGGAGCACAGGCACCGGGGGGATTCCATTTGAATGGGAAATGCAGCCGGGAACACCCAAAGATCCGCCCAAAGAAGAGGCGCTACCACCTCTAAGTCCACCACCCGCGGTGCTCAGCTTAGGGCTTCCAAAGCCTTGCATAATTCATAATATTCAAGATCAACCTTCTAACCCTAATAGGAGGAGAAGGCTTGTAGTACTTAGGTTTTGGaagaaaaacaacaacaaaaaaaatcataataataataatattattgattttaAAGATGAGAGGTTTGGTGGTGAGTTTTCTAACTCCGATAGCGAGTTCATGGCTTCTCCAGCTAGGGATTCGAGCTCTTCCTCGTCGTCTTCTTCGTTGTCTAGACAATCTTCGAGATTGCAAAGCCCGGGTTGGTATCCTCCTATGATGAATAGTAGTAGTTCTAGGGCAAACTTGAGTTGTAGTCCATGGAGTATTAGGTCTTTTCTGGTTACACTTGCCAAGCGAGTTTGAatgaattaataatattaattgtaattgtattattttatattgatctAATGTATTATATCTATACATATGTTTTCTGTGAATTAGAATTTGTTGCATgaaattttgtatatatatatttttattgatgttacttgtattaatttttttttttacttttacttaacaaatttaaaaagaagccaaaaaataaataaattagaacATTATTGAGTCAGATATTCTAACAAAACCCTCAACATTTAACATTGTTAATGTTAATTAGAAGAATTTTATAATTTGATTGTAATGTGGCAGCTACCAATTATGGATCACATGTAAAAATAGGTCTTGACTATAATTTATGTATATGTTACTATGTTAGTATTCATTGATTGTagctataattttattttaattttttctttcacattttttaaaattttgaataatttaaaaaatgaccACACATATTATTTATGTTAGCTATCTCAGCTTAAATGGCCCCACCATTTTATCTCAACCAATtagttttgtttaaaaaaataaacaaataatctAGCAACTTAGTTGGTATTTGGTAATTACTTTTTcatcagttttttgtttttaaaattgaaaaatgaaaatatttttcaaaaacacgtTCTATAAACAtgttttcactttttaattttttaattaagaatcaaaattttgaaaacaaaaaaaaaagtcactttcaatatttttttaaaaatatttttttttcttaataaatatttttgactccaaccagacctggacccaaatccCACCACGGcccttgttacgaaaattattaattactacgcaatagtgcacgcaatcaagtagtatactcacgcaagtgaggtcgaaccacagggaattggattaattactactaaactatacttataattctatttggcaaatcaaaagtatttatgattgaaaaaaggaagaaagaaattcaagaaacttaaagaaacaagtgaaaattaatcaagatgagagattagggaggagaatcctgttgttagttTACCACAattgttaatgtctaattgatatccttttcttgaagtaaatgacagattataaattaacctaactcttttcagatcttttaggttctaaatcgcatgctctctaattaatctcttaattaaactaacatgaaatcagcattaagcaataatctaattgtcacaaaggctatgcaaatactctcgtttcacatcaaaacctagattatccaattttagcattctcaattctcacttttcagattttgaattgagatcatagaacatgtagaaggtgatcaagcttacacatggaattaaacacaaatatagataatttcacaatcaagattgaaggaatggcaattattcattaactaggcaaaacttaaaacaacattcatcatcctccctaaataggagtttagttcaaaacatccataatcaaatccataattaacattgaaacagaaaatagcatagaaaaattaaagcgAAGAggaagaactagttgaagcaattgatccgagtcgccacaagccgctcttctagcctcctcctttgtttctagggctccaaatctgaatgaaccctaattttcacgaactccctctatttaaaccaagtgtCATCtttaaaaattcatgaaattacgaaactgtcCAAAAATTCCGTCactgggtccccgtcgcgactggcaaagcccccgtcgcgacagGGTTAAGCAGCGAATTCTTGAAAATTTCTCTGCCAGTTCCCCTCGCGACTGGCatgttccccgtcgcgactggaataGGCAGAGACacaatttttggtttttcttctcgattctatCACCGcttgtcctcaattcttgtaaatactttctttaaacacccggggacctgaaacaaaagaatcaagcgtaaaatagccctaaaacctagaaacaaagagtgaaaactaaccgaaaatatgacccgaaacttagactaattttagcctaacagcCCTGGCGGTGAACCTAGCCTCTGACCCAAACTCGATCCCGAATCTAAacccaacttaaataaaattaaaagaaaataaaaatgaatttgaCAGaatacac
This Cannabis sativa cultivar Pink pepper isolate KNU-18-1 chromosome 6, ASM2916894v1, whole genome shotgun sequence DNA region includes the following protein-coding sequences:
- the LOC115724570 gene encoding uncharacterized protein LOC115724570: MSFEKIEEVYDHHHHHDHDQDLFNIMKNNNSLSRNSSVGCSSRIYYYRSTGTGGIPFEWEMQPGTPKDPPKEEALPPLSPPPAVLSLGLPKPCIIHNIQDQPSNPNRRRRLVVLRFWKKNNNKKNHNNNNIIDFKDERFGGEFSNSDSEFMASPARDSSSSSSSSSLSRQSSRLQSPGWYPPMMNSSSSRANLSCSPWSIRSFLVTLAKRV